The Alnus glutinosa chromosome 8, dhAlnGlut1.1, whole genome shotgun sequence DNA segment gctctgtttgtttcgacgtaaaatgatttcggtatttttcggtgtttggtaggggcgaaaataatagtcaaccgggaaatgatttctgtttgaccaaaaatgcttagtaaatttcggaaaataatttacgctttttaaaagcttaaatcattttccgaagacgccagacgcattTGATCcctattaaacgacacagtcgacctttacttcaagcagtcgaccatcaccAAAATCTTGCCAGTACCGAAATTCGACAGCATCAGGTCAATGTCGCCGGAATtcggcgacggaatccggccatctttGCCGGAATCCGATCAGCCCAGATTCCAGCCGACTGGCCGGACCTGTTCAGAACATCCCGGTCAGAACGGCTGGATTCCAGCATTTCTGgcagattccggccagtatgCCGGAGTTCGGCCGTTCTGTGCCAGAATTCGACCACTTTCGCCGGAAATCCGGCCAACCCAAATTCCGACGAAATTGTTTAGATTTCGGCCTTTATCTTGGATTCTGGCTATAGTAGCTGGAATGGCTGAATCCCGTAAAAGTGGCCAGAATCCTGTCGGTGACAGAATCTCGTCttcggtaatttttatattattttatattaatatttatatgttttgaataaaaattgatttttataggttaatatgattgaataaaaatattaaaaatatttgtgattttccttacgcgccaaacaccgaaaaatgctttcggcgaaaaatattttctagaaaaatgacttccctgaaattattttacgacggaaaccattttacgtcgaaacaaacgaagcattaatgtacatgtagaattactcctaCTTAAGCCCTTAACTTTTAGTATCATAGCAGGTGACCTATAtgttgaattaaaaaatatattgatattatatatagacttatgctttgtttgtttcggcgtaaaatgttttctgaaaaatgttttcggcatttttcagtgtttggtgggggtgaaaaaaaaaaatggttaacgGAAATCATTTCCAGTTTGATCGTaaaagtctctttaatttttgaaaaatgatttacgattttaaaactgtaaatcattttttggatttaaactcttcattcttacaCATACATTTATGGGAATCTGTTACCGTTGTACTGGTTGGATTCCGGCAACGGTCACCAGAATCTGACAACCGTCGCTCGAAAATTGGCCAGAATCTTACCAGTACGGACGGATTTCGGCCAAACTAGGCTAGATTCCGACCGGAATTTGGTTTGTCGGGTTTTCGTTTTACgctgttggtgattttttcatacaaaccaaacgccagaaaatatttttatgaaagaaaaatgatttttgttgaaaatattttaaaatgaaaaacattttacgtcgaaacaaattaaacggagcattaataacGTTAAGTCATTGATTACCTATAGATAAATCAAACCAACAAAAGAGATCGAAAGAACAACTAATCTGGTGAAATGTTAGAATCTCAAGAGTTTAAGTGCATGCTTAACAAATCATTATTCAACCATCTTAAGACTTTTTGATCATCGATTACGTCCTCTAAGTTTTGTGTAGGATAATGTCTGGACTTTATTCATTGTTGGATGGATAACGTTCAAGTTTGATAATAATATCATTGCATATTCTAATTAgaaaaaacttttatttatttatttatttaagtctttttcaaataaacttagtaactttttattattatcttttattgGTAAGAAAATCCAAAGAAGTATGAGGCCGCCGCTAAATTTCGATCTGGCTTCATTTCTATCTCACCTTTTTCTCGTCCTGGCTAGGCTTggtaattttgacacgacccgcgaattcgacacgaacacgacacgaatatatagggtttgagtttatgctataacccgtttatgacacgtttatgacccattaatgacacgtttatgacccaccaacttgtttatgacacgtttatgacccaccaacttgtttatgacacgtttatgacctgTTTATGACCCATCGACCCGTTTATAACACATTTATGACGCgataattacatattttttactaaattagctaaatgggttgacacgctaaTCCGATGGGTTAACACGCCAACCAAATGAGTTGACACGACAAcccaaattgccaagcctagtccTGGCCTCTTCTCTCATCTGTAGTGGAAAAAATCCAAGACGCGTTTTGCGTGGGACCAATTTTCTTCCTCCACCAACCAGTCAAAGGCTCAAAGTGGACTCACGTCAATGATACTAGTCGTCGTAgtccaaatttttaattttccatggttatatatatataaaaaaggccAAGTTTTACTTAATTAAAGAGGgtgaattaattaataacaCTGTAGGCTGCTCGACACAAGGGGTCTACATCCTACTTTTTTAAGCTATCTAAATTTATAATGAAATTCGAGTCGAAAAAAGTGATATATTTTTTGGAAATTCGGATAGCTTCATCATAGTGGATCCACAACCCTAAGGATAAATGCTCTAAAGGTTCATAAGGTATGCctcattattttcatttttatttttattttttattttttatcaaatcgcTAGATAaggtttaaattttatcaatttattcTACAAAGTTAGAAatgttattaaataaattatctcATTCACATTTTCGTTAAATTTCTAATGGTGCTGTAACATCATATCCAATCAGAAGGCAATCTGTGTCccctttaatttatatatataaagaataattttattattatttttttttaaaaaaaaaaaaaaaacttgtagtTGGTTCGTCcaccctttatttattttttttatttacatttataatttataattttccttttccttttatttttattgatttttttttttttagttaagggtccgtttgggtttgcgatttcaaaaaatgtgatttaaagtaacgattttaaaatgtgcaatttgaaaaagtgatttttaaaaacgcagttaagcgtttggcaaaatcgctatttagcttttaaaatagcaaattagcctttaacaTTTCGCGTTTTttaaaaagcaccatcttacctacgatttgaaaaatcagattttctgcgttttcaaatcgcaatttttaaaaacgcagctttcaaattatttagttctgtgatttagtttaaaatcgcatttattgtctacgaaatcgcaatcctaaacgcACCCTAAATGTTACTCATCACATTCTGATTGGATATGACGTGGGGGAAGGTGGACAAAATGATCAATTTGATTACAGCTCTAACCTTAGAGAGTAAATTAATATTGGAATAGATCTTTTACTATCATTCTCATTGACTCACACATGTGGTCCAACGAAATGGGAGGCTgcaagtaggggtgtaaatgagccgagctcgagcgagccagaaccgagctcgagctcattcatcacgagcccgagccgatctcgagctcattcatcacGAGCTCGAATCGAGTTCGAGCGGTAACAATTAAGCTCAAGTCGGCTAAATGAGCTTGAtcaagccgagctcgagcttatGATGAGTTCTAAAAATTAAGTTCGGTTCGGCTGAGTTTGTTGTAAGtcatatagtttatttaacacacaaaaaaaggggtgagctcatttaaaaattaatattacattatatatataacatataaacaatatatatttatattttatgttaaatcaactatataacttacaataaaaaataaataaataaatgatgtaaTGATTGTTTAATATCTAATgctaatacttataacatataataaaatgattaaatgtcatatgacacaatgttatattattatatgattatatagtcCTATAAttctattatattacatgaataatatgattaagtatttggattgtcattatattttatatatgactaacaattaagtattgatattattcatttttactattttttatacatataaccaattaatttaCACTGACCAATGACcactgttatttgttatttaatttatgcttacattagtatattgtttattaatatactatattataaaaataagttctatattaacaaattaatataataaatatatacgagtcgagccttaataagcgagtcgatccttatatgAGCGGGTTCATGAACTTTAACCgaatcgagccgagtttatacgagtttgtgtCGTTTAATAATCGATCCTATTTTTGTGTTCACGAGcggctcatttaataatcatttcgagcacgagtcgagtttaaatCGAGTCGATCCCGAATAAGCTCGCAAGTGGCTTAGCTTGTTTACACCCCTAGCTGCGAGAATTGATTTGCTGAAATGGAGGCCCACCTCAAAGCCTTGCACAAGGCCCAAAACACAGCTTACTTTGAGCACACGTTCAGATAGATCATATTTGAAAAGCATCGTATAATggaaattatagaaaaataaccCATAATGGGTGGCATAATTAATGACTATTGCCTTATGAAGGCACACAACATAAATCCTATTTAGCCTATATAAGGTCAATAGGAGACTATAACAGGTAGATTAGGTATGTTCTCATGTCCTAATATCTATCTATTTCCTTATTCTTACATTTATACACTTGTTGATTTAAGCATCGGAGGTGGTGCCACCATCCCCATCTCCCTTGGCGGCGCACCATTCTGACCTTTAATTTCCTTGGAGGGATCTCTAATTGAGGGCTAAGCGCGGATACTAACTGtccacttttcaaaattaacaaatataatttaaactaaaCGATTTGGATAAATTTGATACATCAAAGACTTCTAGAGTATTTTTTCCTATCTTTTAATAATCGAAACAATAATGAACCAAATATGTAGATTCCCTCTTATTGAGACAACCATCTGCCACGATCTCAACTGTTCAATTTGCAAAACATACCAtccctaattattttttttttttttcctgtgcaGATAATCTCAAATTAATTATCAAATGAATGAAGGTGGTCGGAAATTTCCGACCAAGCTATTGACATTTTATCCCAGATTATGCACAAAGTCATCAGCTTTAATAGGTAGATAACTACCATATTGAATAATTTAATTAGACAAAGGAGGGGTTGGTGGGTGAGCTAGATTAGGGTTTAGGCATTCTAAAAGTAGCGCAAAATGAATGAACAATTTGCTCAGAAAAAAATGCATCATGACCAAGTCACACAATCTTCAGTTTTTGACCATTCTTAACAAAAAGCATCTTTTTACAcgtccaaaagaaaaagaataaaaaaataccaaatttcCACAGAATATTTTTGTGAATATATACACCTTTCTAATTGTTCATATAAACATGTTGTACCCACTAGTaaaagtaattattttttatatttttaagagtgttttgtaattatattatttgttaatacttttataTTAACAATGCAAGTAAACTTTAAGAAACGAAAAATTTATGTGAAGATATACCTTTGTTCATATAAATAAGAGATATGTTATATGtatatctcttttttaaattaattattgaatctgtAGAATTCATATGTAGATTCTTGTAAATCCGACGTAcagatttaatgattaatttaagaaaaaaaaaatgtacaagaaTCATAAACAATATACATTTAACAATAAACAATATGCATTTTACATTTTCAAGGACAACTTTCTAATTCTGCattttgaatttattaaaaactttacAAAGTAAAGTGAGAGTCTATATAGTATTTATTACGACAAATACTAAAATGGGATTATAATAATCGTgtgatatttattatatttataaattaatgtaaTAAATCAGCGTAATACATACAAAATCATACTATTAAAATTTAGTGGTCACGTgacataatattaatttttataaatttgtaaaaaaaattacaataacaattaatttataaaaattcttcCTAAAAGTTCCCACAAACGACAACATTTTTTTCGTACATAAAGTAGTACAAACAATTTCcgtaaaattgaaaataataataataataataataattcaaccTTCAAATGCCTCGAAATCATGAAAAgtcaaagaaaattaaagcaaaaccAAGACCATCAATCCAACCAAAAGTCCCATCTGCGCGCAACAGCCTCCATGCTCCGGTGCGCCGGACTTGAGCCTGATCCCTTTTTTCTTGCTGAAGTTACCAACGCCATGGTCATTGACTCCCACACTTGCCCCTAACATCAACCTGTGCCTCTTGGTCTTCCAAAACATGATCCTGAACCTCACCGCGGTCGCCATATCCACCCGGAAAACCGCCGACCCATTTGGAAAAGCCGCCAGGGTAGCCATTGTTCGATTGATCTCCACGGGCACTATCCTCTTGGCCTTTTTGTTCTGCCCCTGTCGGAACGCAGGAATGGTATGGTTCCCCATCAGGTGCGACAGTGACCTATTGGGATTGTCGGAGAAAGTGAGGTTGATGGCATCATAGTAAATCCCCTTGTCCTTGTTGCCGTTGTCCAGCTTCAGCTCAATGATGAGGGTGTTGTTTGTTGTTCGGTTGTTAAAGGTTTTGTTGAGGGCAGGGAGATAAAAGTACTTGATCGTAATCTTGGGATTGTCAGCACGTAGACTTAGCCACATGAAGAGGGATGTGAGGCCGAGAGTAATTATGAAGCTGAAACAGCACCGGCAACACCCGCCGGACTCGCTATCGGCCATGTCTGTAATCGTCGGTGAAAAAactgattttctgtttttttggtGAACTCCCTTATACTCTGTTTTTTGCTGGGAGAAACTTTGAGGAAAGTGCGATGAAGAAAGTGAGGAAACGGGAGGGCATCGACCGAGTGAGAGGGGGCTTTTGGGGGTGTGATATCGTTACACGGAAGGGTGTGTTGGGTGATGTTTTAGGGCCAATGACATGCTGGGTAGGTAGACTTGTGCCTGTGATTTTAGCTTTGCTCTTTGATATTCAATAAGGCTTTTTGTAAAATTACTTGACCGTGTGAAGTCATCCTGGAGTCAACTGGACGCGGCTTtgatggaagaaaaagaaaagactcgGTAAAGGGACAAACCCTACGATGTTTACAGTTTGgttaaatctaatattttcctaaattttgacaaaattttagattttttattgtCGTATTACTCAATCTTATAATTTAAGTATTGTTATCCGATGCCAAAACAACAtagttttgatgatttttttttttttttttttaaaaaaaatataaatattaaagcaataaaagaaaattaatcacTATTTTCTCTATTTGCCTTCTactattctttctcttttctggGTTTTTTAATTGATGGAACCATATGGGGTCTTAATCCTCTTCCCAATTTTCACCAACCCTCTTCTCCTTCACGATTGACCAGATCAACTCAATTGCTTGCCCTCTCCAAGCTGTTCTAGGTGGCCTTATTGTCTTTGAGGGTTTATTTTTGTGATGTAAAAGTTGGttcaagacaaaaaaaatatttgacttATATGAAAGTTGTCTAGCAAAGGCTTATTCAAGGTAAGTGCTCGTATGTTAGAGAtcatctttttattctttttttatccttataaagttgatgtaacttttaaaattactattcgATCAAagtcaatagtaattttaaaagccacatcaattttgggagaatAAAATAGTTCATGTCAATAGTGTATTGACATGTTACGTTGTTGATATATCAATTTTGACACATATTTATGAACTTTTATGGATATACTTTTCGTTAAACACGTGTTATGTGATaaattgcttcatttttttattttttttttaagttgtatttatcatatttttagttCAGCCCCACAATAATAACTTTTTGGCTCCTCTGCTGCCCGAGTTAGATTAGGatcctttaaaattatttgtttaaatttgagagaattcatacAGATGATTgtaagagaccacttatgagacccacctgaccggataaatGATTGGGtaactcaatttttattcgGTCAAGTAAGTTTTATAAGTGGTCTCTTACAATAATttgtccgaattctctcaaattttaacaaataattgtaTTGCACTTGATTTTGAACAAACATTTATGTCTGGTTGCCTGGAAAGGGCAGGAAAATTCAGACAAACTTGTCTCATTTGAGTCTGTACGTGTTCTGATGTTATAAATCATGTCAGTTGTTCAATAAATTTCACCGCATTTTGGAATTTGAATCTCTCCCCAATTTGCCCATTTCTTTAAATTGAAATTATGCTCCCAAAATTGAGGAGTTGATCTGAATCTTCCACAAAATTTGGGTGCTTTCCTCCGTAGCCCTTTCAATTTAGAAGTCCAGATATGGCCTAAGGGGTGGCTcagtttctcttctttttttttcatttttttttttttttcatttattagcGATATTTTCATCATGGGAGATATTGACAAATTTTTAGTAGTTTCGGAAAGATAATGTTACACTTAAAAGTTTACGAAACATTGTCAATTGGGTAGTAGTTTAAGGGTGTATAaactatacaaaaaaaaataaaaaaaaaataaaattacaattggtAAAGtttatgtagcttttaaaattatcgttAGATTAAAATTCAACAGTGATCCATCTAAAATTCAATCgtaattttaaaaggtacatCAACTTTGGAGAATAAAAAGACGTTCCCTACCATTatttcctctatatatataaggatgttagaatatttagAAATAATACAACATGTAGAGAATATGGAAAGAGCACGTAATAATATAAGACATGATAcatatatatcttttgtacatctcatttatatatttttttaaatcaaccattgaatatgtaggactcacaaatttaatattaatttaaaaataaatgtaaaaagatcatttctcataataataataataataatgttgtTCCAAAATTAAAGATTAGATCAATGTccttcaaacttaaaaaaaagaaaagaaaagaaaagaaagaaagaaagaagtttaTATTGTAAGCCAGGAGGCCGAGTGCAAGAACAAAGGGCTTGAAGaagattaaaatatatatatatatatatatttgaaaaggtTAGCCTAGGCTTATTATGTGGCCTAAAAAAAAGACATCTTTATTGCTGACGATGGGCTTAGCTCGAGTTGTGTAATGCCCAATATTCTCGTAGTGGGCTGACCTTTGATTTTTGCGCAGTCCTGATAAAAAGAAGCCCACttctttttggatttgtaaaatataaCACTGAGACCCATCAATATTTGCTTTAGGCCCCCTAAACAATAATATATCGAATATTCAAGTTGGGCTTGGCTATGTTCTGTATCTCCACCTACAGCTCTTTTGGTTAATTTTAACATCTACTTTTAAACTACATGCAGAAAAATATCATAAATGCtaatatagaaaaatattatttaatttccttatgttttctattttttatgcATGCATGATTGTTAGGCCGGCGGGAAGTGATGGTGACATGGCAACTGTGACTAccctgttaaagtattgattaattaagcttttgtgacaaatgatgatttaacagaTCTAACAATTAACCGAGTGCAAAGTTATGACCTTTTGAagttttagaatattttatgcGAAACAAGAGGCCGTATCGGGAAAGGGCTCTATTTAATTTTGAGACCCTGTTATTATTTCAACTTTTGTTatcttttgttaaaatattttttaaatccgTCATTTGATCTGTAGGATCCACATGTGAATTTTACAAATAcaacccgaaaaaaaaaaatatatatatatatggatggagTCGTATGTACcaggagaaagaaaggaagaaaaaaataacatttttctttaattttaaagaGTCTAAAGATCTTGTCCCTCAAACGTCATTAAGCCCATCATATATAGGTGTTATGAgtgatttaaagaaaaatatgggATAGATTGCCCTAGCTAGGAATCAtaggattttgaaaaaaatatgagacgactatccaaaaaagaaaaagaagaagagacagAAGccatattt contains these protein-coding regions:
- the LOC133876469 gene encoding protein NDR1-like — its product is MADSESGGCCRCCFSFIITLGLTSLFMWLSLRADNPKITIKYFYLPALNKTFNNRTTNNTLIIELKLDNGNKDKGIYYDAINLTFSDNPNRSLSHLMGNHTIPAFRQGQNKKAKRIVPVEINRTMATLAAFPNGSAVFRVDMATAVRFRIMFWKTKRHRLMLGASVGVNDHGVGNFSKKKGIRLKSGAPEHGGCCAQMGLLVGLMVLVLL